One segment of Thermosinus carboxydivorans Nor1 DNA contains the following:
- a CDS encoding thiamine pyrophosphate-dependent enzyme: MAEKIFARPQALRDVPFHYCPGCHHGIIHRLVAEIIDELGVHDRAIGVAPVGCSVLAYEYFNCDMLEAAHGRAPAVATGVKRVHPHAVVFTYQGDGDLAAIGCAEIVHAAARGEQITTIFVNNAIYGMTGGQMAPTTLVEQVTNTSPYGRKVETAGMPIRVSEMLVTLDGAKYIARVAVNNPANMAKARAAIKKAFEIQLNGEGFALVEVLSTCPTNWGMTPLEAVDWLEKNMMAYYPLGVFKTPEGVAK; this comes from the coding sequence ATGGCCGAAAAAATATTTGCCAGGCCCCAAGCATTGCGCGATGTACCTTTTCATTACTGCCCGGGATGCCACCATGGCATTATTCACCGTCTGGTGGCCGAAATCATTGATGAACTAGGGGTTCATGACCGAGCAATAGGTGTAGCACCTGTAGGTTGTTCTGTTCTAGCCTATGAGTACTTTAATTGCGATATGCTGGAAGCTGCCCATGGGCGCGCTCCCGCTGTCGCTACCGGCGTAAAACGCGTGCATCCTCATGCCGTAGTTTTTACTTACCAAGGCGACGGCGATCTGGCGGCGATTGGGTGCGCCGAAATTGTTCATGCCGCTGCACGGGGCGAACAAATCACTACAATATTTGTCAATAATGCCATTTATGGTATGACTGGCGGGCAAATGGCGCCAACGACACTGGTCGAACAAGTTACAAACACGTCACCATATGGCCGCAAAGTAGAAACTGCCGGCATGCCTATCCGTGTGTCAGAGATGCTTGTTACTCTTGACGGAGCTAAATATATTGCCCGGGTGGCCGTTAACAATCCTGCTAATATGGCAAAAGCCAGAGCGGCTATCAAAAAAGCTTTTGAGATTCAGCTGAATGGCGAAGGTTTTGCGCTGGTTGAAGTGCTATCTACTTGTCCTACTAACTGGGGTATGACTCCGCTCGAGGCGGTAGATTGGCTAGAAAAAAATATGATGGCCTATTATCCGCTGGGGGTATTTAAAACACCGGAGGGGGTGGCAAAATGA
- a CDS encoding 2-oxoacid:acceptor oxidoreductase family protein, protein MTHEIIMAGFGGQGVMLMGQLVTYAGMIEGKQVSWIPSYGPEMRGGTANCSVIVSDEAIGAPIVTEPTAVVAMNLPSLDKFESALLPGGVLIINSSLIERSSKRDDITVYRVPANDIAAELGNSKVANMVVLGALIAATGAVATTSVLKAFQKMFAKKPELLAINEQAIHRGAECIKK, encoded by the coding sequence ATGACACATGAAATAATTATGGCCGGCTTTGGTGGTCAAGGAGTAATGCTAATGGGGCAGCTTGTGACCTATGCCGGGATGATTGAAGGCAAGCAAGTATCATGGATACCCTCTTACGGTCCGGAAATGAGAGGGGGGACGGCAAATTGCTCTGTTATCGTTTCGGATGAAGCCATTGGCGCTCCCATCGTAACAGAACCAACCGCCGTAGTTGCTATGAATTTGCCGTCACTTGACAAGTTTGAGTCTGCGCTGCTGCCAGGGGGAGTGTTAATTATTAATAGTTCTCTTATCGAACGGAGCAGCAAGCGCGATGATATTACCGTATATCGTGTCCCGGCTAATGATATTGCTGCCGAGCTAGGAAATTCCAAGGTTGCCAACATGGTAGTCTTAGGAGCGCTGATTGCTGCGACGGGAGCTGTTGCTACGACATCGGTACTAAAGGCTTTCCAAAAAATGTTTGCCAAAAAACCGGAACTGTTGGCAATTAATGAACAAGCTATCCACCGTGGGGCCGAATGTATTAAAAAATAA